A genomic stretch from Aerococcaceae bacterium zg-1292 includes:
- a CDS encoding biotin/lipoyl-binding protein, whose translation MKRYEVTVNGQVYEVSLRELQDNETVTTTAPAQPAPPAATPAAPAPVTGEGLSVKAPMGGVIMSVKVKENQSVKAGDTLFILEAMKMENEIKAPQDGVVKSILVSESQQVETNQELVII comes from the coding sequence ATGAAACGATATGAAGTAACCGTTAACGGACAAGTTTATGAAGTGAGTTTAAGAGAATTACAAGACAATGAAACAGTCACTACGACTGCGCCAGCTCAACCAGCACCACCTGCTGCTACACCCGCTGCGCCTGCACCTGTCACTGGTGAAGGATTAAGTGTTAAAGCACCAATGGGTGGCGTGATTATGTCAGTTAAAGTTAAAGAAAATCAATCAGTTAAAGCAGGCGATACATTATTCATTTTAGAAGCGATGAAAATGGAAAATGAAATCAAAGCACCTCAAGATGGTGTTGTAAAATCAATCTTAGTTAGTGAATCACAACAAGTAGAAACAAACCAAGAATTAGTGATTATTTAG
- the citE gene encoding citrate (pro-3S)-lyase subunit beta codes for MERLRRTMMFLPGSNVAMLRDAALYGADSIMFDLEDSVSLKEKDSARVLVHFALKTFDYSNVETVVRINALDAGGDLDVEAAVLGGVNVIRLPKTENAQDIVDVEAVITKVEEENGIPVGTTKMMAAIESAEGVLNAREIAKASTRLIGIALGAEDYVTNMKTRRYPDGQELSFARNMILHAARAAGIAAIDTVYSDVNNTEGFQREVSLIKQLGFDGKSVINPRQIPLVNEIYTPTEKEIDNAIAVIQSIREAEAKGSGVVSLNGKMVDKPIVERAERVLALAKAAGIIEEGDY; via the coding sequence ATGGAACGTTTAAGAAGAACAATGATGTTCCTTCCAGGATCAAATGTAGCCATGTTACGCGATGCTGCCTTATATGGTGCAGATTCGATTATGTTTGACTTGGAAGATTCCGTATCGTTAAAAGAAAAAGATTCAGCCCGTGTTCTTGTTCATTTTGCATTAAAAACATTTGACTATTCCAATGTTGAAACCGTGGTACGTATTAATGCATTAGATGCTGGTGGCGATTTAGATGTTGAAGCTGCAGTTTTAGGTGGTGTGAATGTCATCCGTCTACCAAAAACTGAAAATGCGCAAGATATCGTAGATGTTGAAGCAGTGATTACTAAAGTAGAAGAAGAAAATGGTATTCCTGTTGGTACAACAAAAATGATGGCAGCAATCGAGTCAGCTGAAGGGGTATTAAATGCACGTGAAATCGCTAAAGCAAGTACACGATTGATTGGGATTGCTTTAGGTGCTGAAGATTACGTGACAAATATGAAAACCAGACGTTATCCTGACGGACAAGAGTTATCATTTGCACGTAATATGATATTACATGCAGCTCGTGCAGCAGGTATTGCGGCTATTGATACAGTGTACTCTGACGTGAATAATACTGAAGGCTTCCAACGAGAAGTATCCTTAATCAAACAATTGGGATTTGACGGTAAATCGGTAATTAATCCACGACAAATTCCTTTAGTAAATGAAATTTATACACCGACTGAAAAAGAAATCGACAATGCGATTGCAGTCATTCAAAGTATCCGTGAAGCAGAAGCAAAAGGTTCTGGAGTTGTATCGTTGAACGGAAAAATGGTCGACAAACCAATTGTTGAACGTGCTGAACGTGTGCTAGCATTAGCAAAAGCAGCCGGAATCATTGAAGAGGGGGACTATTAA
- a CDS encoding ABC transporter substrate-binding protein, whose amino-acid sequence MKKIFVAVVVLLMAVTAMQSVSAAPVTVQDSRGDVTLSAVPRKVVVLGYAEYDTLRALGVASTVVGAPKTNIPAYIGKIPAEVTDIGSLKEPNLEAIAELAPDLIIANSRTAELASELEKIAPVFVLTPDTKHYWQTFTAQNTALATLFGKEKEAQTYITELAQLINTIKAKNEVSTEKTLMLMLNEGNISAFSTNSRFALLYQILGFKSVDEKIEDSRHGQEMSYEGILRVNPDRIFYIDRTAAIGGDSTGSDTFEKNELLLQSSAGKNGKVTALTSDLWYLAGSGLESFRLQVEEIANSMK is encoded by the coding sequence ATGAAGAAAATTTTTGTAGCTGTAGTGGTATTGTTAATGGCAGTGACAGCTATGCAGTCAGTATCGGCAGCACCAGTGACTGTACAAGATAGTCGTGGGGATGTCACACTCTCAGCAGTGCCGAGAAAAGTGGTTGTTTTAGGGTACGCAGAATATGACACATTACGAGCTTTAGGTGTGGCATCAACTGTTGTTGGTGCACCCAAGACCAATATTCCAGCGTATATTGGTAAGATACCAGCGGAGGTGACCGATATTGGTTCATTAAAAGAGCCCAATCTAGAAGCTATCGCCGAATTGGCACCAGATTTGATTATTGCCAACAGTCGTACGGCTGAGCTAGCCTCTGAACTTGAAAAAATTGCCCCGGTTTTTGTCTTAACACCTGATACTAAACATTATTGGCAGACATTTACGGCGCAAAATACAGCGTTAGCGACATTATTTGGCAAAGAAAAAGAGGCGCAGACATATATTACTGAGTTAGCTCAATTAATAAATACCATTAAGGCGAAAAATGAGGTGTCAACCGAAAAAACTTTGATGTTAATGTTGAATGAAGGCAATATTTCTGCTTTTTCAACTAATTCACGCTTTGCCTTGTTGTACCAAATTTTAGGCTTTAAATCTGTGGATGAAAAAATTGAAGACTCACGACATGGGCAAGAGATGAGTTATGAAGGAATTTTACGTGTAAATCCGGACCGTATTTTTTACATTGACCGTACTGCAGCAATCGGGGGCGATTCAACTGGTAGTGATACTTTTGAAAAGAATGAATTGTTATTACAATCGTCTGCCGGTAAAAATGGTAAGGTGACTGCCTTAACCAGTGATTTGTGGTATTTAGCTGGTAGTGGCCTCGAATCGTTTCGTCTTCAAGTAGAGGAAATCGCTAATAGTATGAAATAA
- the citG gene encoding triphosphoribosyl-dephospho-CoA synthase CitG — protein sequence MDKRMRTIASLATQAIIYEVSLSPKPGLVDRYNNGAHNDMTFYHFVDSAFALQPHLEEYLNIGYQHVEKDLESLFHALRQEGILAEQRMFEATGNVNTHKGLNFAYALILGAIGFYLRNFPQATVIEYPIVFDYVRKMAEPMVQRDFAGLTEVNAKSYGEKLYLKYGILGPRGEAATGYAYLLQVILPYIERRLAQQIEEETVYLEVLLQMMATVEDGNLIHRGGIKQWQAVKQEATALYQQVVDGADIRALLAEYNEILVARYLSPGGSADLLCLSIFLTHLKVQ from the coding sequence TTGGATAAGCGAATGAGGACAATTGCATCATTAGCTACACAAGCAATTATTTATGAAGTAAGTCTTTCACCTAAGCCAGGACTAGTTGATCGCTACAATAATGGTGCGCATAATGATATGACCTTTTATCATTTTGTCGACAGTGCCTTTGCCCTCCAACCGCATTTGGAAGAGTATTTAAATATAGGCTACCAACATGTGGAAAAGGATTTAGAATCATTGTTTCATGCATTAAGGCAGGAAGGGATATTGGCAGAACAAAGGATGTTTGAAGCCACAGGCAATGTTAATACGCATAAAGGATTAAATTTTGCGTACGCATTAATTTTAGGCGCAATAGGCTTTTATTTAAGAAATTTCCCGCAAGCAACTGTGATTGAGTATCCCATAGTTTTTGATTATGTTCGTAAAATGGCTGAACCCATGGTTCAACGAGACTTTGCTGGGCTGACTGAAGTGAACGCTAAGAGTTACGGTGAAAAATTGTATCTTAAATACGGTATCTTAGGTCCAAGAGGCGAAGCAGCAACGGGTTATGCGTATTTGTTGCAGGTGATTTTGCCCTATATTGAACGACGACTGGCGCAACAAATCGAAGAAGAGACTGTTTACCTAGAAGTGCTTTTGCAAATGATGGCGACGGTTGAAGATGGTAATTTGATTCATCGTGGAGGTATTAAGCAATGGCAAGCGGTGAAACAAGAAGCCACTGCTTTATATCAACAAGTAGTGGATGGCGCAGATATTAGAGCCTTGTTAGCGGAGTATAACGAGATATTAGTAGCACGCTATTTAAGTCCTGGAGGCTCAGCAGATTTATTGTGTTTAAGTATTTTTTTGACGCACCTCAAAGTTCAATAG
- the citD gene encoding citrate lyase acyl carrier protein, with amino-acid sequence MEITKTAVAGTVESSDIMITVSPNDENKVVINLNSSVEKQFGARIREVIEQTLKHLDIDSVTVEAVDKGALDCTIQARTIIAVNRSLGVTNYNWKEIDSWNV; translated from the coding sequence ATGGAAATTACAAAAACGGCAGTTGCCGGTACTGTAGAGTCAAGTGACATTATGATTACAGTTTCGCCGAATGACGAAAATAAAGTCGTGATTAATTTGAATTCGAGTGTTGAAAAACAATTTGGTGCTCGCATCAGAGAAGTCATCGAACAGACGCTTAAACATTTAGATATTGATTCTGTAACAGTTGAAGCGGTAGATAAAGGAGCTTTGGATTGTACCATTCAAGCAAGAACTATTATTGCAGTGAACCGTTCATTAGGTGTCACAAACTATAACTGGAAGGAGATTGACTCATGGAACGTTTAA
- a CDS encoding 2-hydroxycarboxylate transporter family protein has protein sequence MKELKFFGLKVPIFAIISIIVLATMYMGILSKDLAGGIAIMLVIGIIFNEIGERIPIWNTYVGGGLVLAFIGTAFLVQFKLIPTEYVELMDQVTSKPMGMLNFFIIALITGSILGLNRKLMLKSFSGYIPAILGGLLGAGVFGVVAGLLFGVSPADTILKYVLPVMGGGNGAGAVPLSQIYERVTGDAAANYYGFAIAILTIANIFAIIAGGVLNAIGEKKPSWTGDKNSLIISDDEIVVEKETFKVGIKDYAGAVLLGLAFYQAGRLLSEFWDAYILPSVPIHSFAFMIILVALANGLGVIPGSLRMAAKEVQTFFTKNLVLVIMVGVGVSTDLNELWAAITLGNVVIALAIVVGCIIGSALVGRLVGFYPVDTAVTAGLCMANRGGSGDLAVLGAADRMGLISYAQLSSRLGGGMVLVIASILFGFFF, from the coding sequence ATGAAAGAATTAAAATTTTTTGGTTTAAAAGTACCAATCTTCGCAATTATTTCAATTATTGTATTAGCGACAATGTATATGGGTATTTTATCTAAAGATTTAGCCGGTGGTATTGCCATCATGTTAGTCATTGGTATTATTTTCAATGAGATTGGTGAACGTATTCCAATTTGGAACACCTATGTTGGTGGTGGACTTGTTTTAGCATTTATTGGGACTGCATTTTTAGTACAGTTTAAACTTATTCCAACAGAATATGTAGAATTAATGGATCAAGTAACAAGCAAACCAATGGGGATGTTAAACTTCTTTATCATCGCCTTAATCACCGGGTCAATTTTAGGTCTTAACCGTAAATTAATGCTTAAATCATTCTCTGGATATATTCCAGCAATTTTAGGTGGTTTATTAGGTGCCGGTGTATTCGGTGTAGTAGCAGGATTACTATTCGGCGTTTCTCCAGCGGATACTATTTTAAAATACGTTTTACCTGTAATGGGTGGGGGTAATGGTGCTGGTGCGGTACCTTTATCACAAATTTATGAACGTGTTACAGGAGATGCAGCAGCGAACTACTATGGTTTTGCGATTGCTATCTTAACCATTGCGAACATCTTTGCGATTATCGCAGGGGGTGTCTTAAATGCGATTGGTGAGAAAAAACCATCATGGACTGGTGACAAAAACTCATTAATCATCAGTGATGACGAAATTGTTGTTGAAAAAGAAACATTTAAAGTTGGTATTAAAGATTACGCAGGAGCTGTCTTATTAGGTTTGGCATTCTACCAAGCAGGACGTTTATTATCAGAATTCTGGGATGCGTATATCTTACCTTCAGTACCAATTCACTCATTTGCTTTTATGATTATTTTAGTTGCATTAGCAAATGGACTGGGTGTGATTCCAGGTAGCTTAAGAATGGCTGCAAAAGAAGTACAAACATTCTTTACAAAAAACTTAGTATTAGTTATTATGGTTGGTGTAGGGGTTTCTACCGACTTAAATGAATTATGGGCTGCAATTACATTAGGTAATGTCGTAATTGCTTTAGCAATTGTTGTAGGTTGTATCATTGGTTCAGCACTTGTTGGACGTTTAGTTGGATTCTATCCAGTAGATACAGCTGTAACAGCAGGATTATGTATGGCAAACCGTGGTGGTTCAGGAGACTTAGCCGTTTTAGGTGCTGCCGATCGTATGGGATTAATTTCATACGCTCAATTATCTTCACGTCTTGGTGGAGGTATGGTATTAGTTATTGCTTCAATTTTATTTGGATTTTTCTTCTAA
- a CDS encoding oxaloacetate decarboxylase subunit alpha, with the protein MESKHTVGITETVLRDAHQSLMATRMPFSDMEPILPVLDQVGYASLECWGGATFDACIRFLNENPWERLRKIKRLAPNTPLQMLLRGQNLLGYRHYADDVVEKFVEKAAINGIDIFRIFDALNDFRNLQKSIEMVKKFGKEAQVAIAYTTSPIHTVEYYVELAKEIQAIGADSICVKDMAGVLTPGDGYRLVKAIKEQVTIPVIVHTHATSGLSQITLQKVVEAGADRVDTAISPLGEGTSQPATESLMISLEEAGYSTGLNKEKLEEVANYFRGLRDKYLQSGMIDPKMLMADPRALIYQVPGGMLSNMYSQLKQAGFESKYEEVLAEVPRVRKDLGYPPLVTPMSQMVGTQATMNVITGERYKMVSNEVKNYLVGKYGKSPVPVDDAFRRNIVGDATVIHHRPADDLAAEFDQLTEEIGELSKNDEDTLIYALFPEVGKNFLKNYYQPEPEVVRIKAYL; encoded by the coding sequence ATGGAAAGTAAGCACACAGTAGGGATAACAGAAACGGTTTTACGTGATGCCCATCAAAGTTTAATGGCTACACGGATGCCATTTTCTGACATGGAACCTATTTTACCGGTGCTGGATCAAGTAGGCTATGCGTCATTAGAATGTTGGGGTGGTGCGACTTTTGATGCGTGTATTCGATTTCTTAATGAAAATCCATGGGAGCGCTTAAGAAAAATAAAAAGACTAGCACCAAACACACCATTGCAAATGTTACTGCGGGGTCAAAACTTACTTGGTTATCGTCACTATGCAGACGATGTAGTAGAAAAATTTGTTGAAAAAGCAGCCATTAATGGGATTGATATTTTCCGTATTTTCGATGCTTTAAATGATTTTAGAAATCTTCAAAAATCAATTGAAATGGTAAAAAAATTCGGTAAAGAAGCACAAGTGGCAATTGCTTATACAACAAGTCCTATTCATACCGTGGAATATTATGTTGAATTAGCAAAAGAAATTCAAGCAATTGGCGCAGACAGTATTTGTGTTAAGGATATGGCAGGGGTACTAACACCTGGTGACGGTTATCGATTAGTTAAGGCGATAAAAGAACAGGTTACTATTCCAGTGATTGTCCACACGCATGCTACGAGTGGCTTATCACAAATTACCTTGCAAAAAGTCGTAGAAGCTGGTGCTGACCGAGTAGATACAGCGATTTCGCCATTGGGTGAGGGAACGAGTCAACCGGCTACTGAATCATTGATGATTAGTTTGGAAGAAGCGGGTTATTCAACAGGATTAAACAAAGAAAAGTTAGAAGAAGTTGCGAATTACTTTAGAGGATTACGTGATAAATACTTACAAAGTGGCATGATTGACCCTAAAATGTTAATGGCTGACCCACGTGCCTTAATCTATCAAGTTCCTGGTGGTATGTTATCAAATATGTACTCACAATTGAAACAAGCTGGGTTTGAATCTAAATACGAAGAAGTACTTGCAGAAGTGCCAAGAGTGCGAAAAGATTTAGGCTATCCACCACTTGTAACACCGATGAGCCAAATGGTCGGAACGCAAGCAACAATGAATGTGATTACTGGCGAACGTTATAAAATGGTGTCGAACGAAGTGAAAAATTATTTGGTAGGTAAATATGGTAAGTCGCCGGTACCGGTAGATGATGCCTTTAGACGAAATATCGTTGGTGACGCAACAGTCATTCATCACCGACCAGCGGATGATTTAGCGGCTGAATTTGATCAATTGACCGAAGAAATTGGCGAATTGTCTAAAAATGATGAGGATACATTAATCTATGCACTGTTTCCAGAAGTAGGGAAAAACTTCTTGAAAAATTACTATCAGCCCGAACCAGAAGTTGTAAGAATTAAAGCATATTTATAA
- a CDS encoding OadG family protein encodes MGYSIIDIINLTFSAITIVFIVLTAIMFSIKLVGQIVEKFEQQTVSESSAANMSAPVSVPKEKTLKEMFDEDSYAQVAALVALTQASEDEQDKRFEVASIVKK; translated from the coding sequence GTGGGGTATTCAATTATTGACATCATTAATTTGACCTTTTCAGCTATTACGATTGTTTTCATCGTTTTAACAGCGATTATGTTTTCAATTAAATTAGTTGGTCAAATTGTTGAAAAATTTGAGCAGCAAACGGTATCTGAGTCCAGTGCCGCAAACATGAGTGCACCGGTCAGTGTACCTAAAGAAAAAACATTAAAAGAAATGTTTGATGAGGATTCTTATGCTCAAGTAGCGGCCTTAGTAGCGCTAACTCAAGCGAGTGAGGATGAGCAAGATAAACGCTTTGAAGTAGCATCAATTGTAAAAAAATAA
- the citC gene encoding [citrate (pro-3S)-lyase] ligase, whose protein sequence is MDYQVVPISAFNKRQMNKVIQLLEQENIRLDKNLDYTCGIFDAENNLIATGSCFKNTLRCIAVDSAYHGQGFMNKLVSHLISEQFSRGYYHIFLYTKASCRNQFKDLGFYEIAYIENQIVFMENKRDGFKQFLTELSHLEPSSNQSSAAIVMNANPFTLGHQYLIEKAANENDLVHLFVVAEDASVFPYTVRRELVEKGIRHLSNVIVHSTGPYLISSATFPSYFQKDSEDVIISQTNIDSHIFTQIAQHLGITKRYVGTEPFSPTTDRYNQTMQSVLQTAGIEVILVPRVENADCIISASSVRQYIKDDQMDAVRAMVPQTTYDFLMTPHGQAISSDIKRMDEVKHH, encoded by the coding sequence ATGGATTATCAAGTTGTACCAATCAGTGCATTTAATAAGCGACAAATGAATAAAGTCATTCAACTTTTAGAGCAAGAAAACATTCGTTTAGATAAAAATTTGGACTACACTTGCGGTATTTTTGATGCTGAAAACAATTTAATCGCAACGGGTTCTTGCTTTAAAAACACGTTGCGCTGCATTGCGGTAGACAGTGCCTACCACGGTCAAGGTTTTATGAACAAACTCGTTTCGCACTTGATTAGCGAACAATTCAGCAGAGGTTATTATCATATTTTTCTCTATACAAAAGCATCCTGTCGCAATCAATTTAAAGATTTAGGCTTTTATGAAATCGCCTATATCGAAAATCAAATTGTCTTTATGGAAAACAAACGTGATGGCTTCAAACAGTTTTTAACAGAACTGTCGCATTTAGAACCCTCGTCCAATCAATCAAGCGCAGCCATCGTAATGAACGCTAATCCTTTTACTTTAGGCCATCAATATCTTATCGAAAAAGCAGCCAATGAAAACGACCTCGTGCATTTATTTGTAGTAGCAGAAGATGCTAGCGTTTTTCCTTACACGGTGCGTCGTGAGCTAGTTGAAAAAGGAATTCGCCACCTGTCGAATGTTATTGTCCACAGCACCGGACCCTATTTGATTAGTTCAGCTACATTTCCGAGTTATTTCCAAAAGGATTCAGAGGATGTCATCATCAGTCAAACGAATATCGATTCGCATATTTTCACGCAAATTGCGCAGCACCTCGGTATTACAAAGCGTTATGTGGGTACTGAACCCTTTAGTCCGACAACGGATAGGTATAATCAGACTATGCAGTCAGTTTTACAAACAGCAGGTATTGAGGTGATACTTGTGCCACGTGTTGAAAATGCTGACTGCATTATCTCCGCTTCGTCCGTGCGTCAATATATTAAGGATGACCAAATGGATGCAGTCAGAGCAATGGTTCCTCAAACTACCTATGATTTCTTGATGACACCACATGGTCAAGCAATTAGTTCAGATATTAAGCGAATGGATGAAGTGAAACATCACTAA
- the citF gene encoding citrate lyase subunit alpha: MVLNQLGREIPDAYLEKNGVYAGETENIKPFTEANREINPVVPGKGKLVESIREAIKKTGLKDGMTISFHHHFREGDYVLNMVMEEIANLGIKNISIAPSSIANVHEPLIEHIKNGVVTNITSSGLRDKLGAAISSGIMDNPVIIRSHGGRARAIVSGDVHIDVAFLGAPSSDEYGNVNGTVGKATCGSLGYAKVDAKYADQVVIITDTLVNYPNTPISIPQHYVDYVVVVDEIGDPNGIAKGATRYTKNPKELLIAEYASKVITQSPYFKEGFSFQTGTGGASLAVTRFLREAMIKDEVKASFALGGITNAMVELLEEGLVDKILDVQDFDHYSAQSMSRNENHYEIDADMYASPFNKGAVVNMLDVCILSALEVDTDFNVNVLTGSDGVIRGASGGHSDTAFAAKMSMVIAPLIRGRIPTIVEQVNTVITPGTSVDVVVTEVGIAINPARQDLVEHFKDIKVPILTMEELKEKAYSIVGRPEPIQYGEKLVALVEYRDGTIIDAVYNVD; this comes from the coding sequence ATGGTATTGAATCAATTAGGAAGAGAAATTCCTGATGCGTACTTAGAAAAAAATGGTGTTTACGCTGGTGAAACCGAAAATATTAAACCATTTACAGAAGCGAACCGTGAAATTAATCCAGTTGTCCCAGGAAAAGGAAAATTAGTGGAATCTATTCGTGAAGCGATTAAGAAAACTGGCTTAAAAGATGGGATGACGATTTCTTTCCACCACCATTTCCGTGAAGGGGATTATGTGTTAAATATGGTCATGGAAGAAATTGCGAATTTAGGGATTAAAAATATTTCAATCGCACCCTCTTCGATTGCTAACGTTCATGAACCGTTAATCGAACATATTAAAAACGGTGTGGTAACCAATATTACGTCATCCGGTTTACGTGATAAATTAGGTGCAGCTATCTCATCAGGTATTATGGATAACCCAGTTATTATTCGCTCTCACGGTGGACGTGCGCGAGCAATTGTTTCTGGTGATGTACATATTGATGTAGCCTTTTTAGGGGCACCAAGTTCAGACGAATATGGTAATGTCAATGGTACAGTTGGTAAAGCAACTTGTGGTTCATTAGGTTATGCCAAAGTAGACGCAAAATATGCAGACCAGGTAGTGATTATTACCGATACCTTAGTAAATTATCCAAATACACCAATCAGTATTCCACAACATTATGTAGATTATGTCGTTGTTGTTGATGAAATTGGTGACCCAAATGGTATTGCTAAAGGAGCAACCCGTTATACAAAAAATCCGAAAGAATTATTGATTGCTGAATATGCATCCAAAGTAATTACTCAATCACCATACTTTAAAGAAGGATTTTCATTCCAAACAGGTACGGGTGGTGCATCATTAGCGGTGACACGTTTCTTACGGGAAGCGATGATTAAAGATGAAGTAAAAGCATCATTTGCATTAGGTGGTATTACGAATGCAATGGTTGAATTATTGGAAGAAGGCTTGGTTGATAAAATTCTTGATGTGCAAGACTTTGACCACTATTCTGCTCAATCAATGAGTCGTAACGAAAACCATTATGAAATTGATGCCGATATGTATGCTTCACCATTTAACAAAGGTGCAGTTGTCAATATGCTAGATGTATGTATTTTATCAGCATTAGAAGTGGATACAGACTTTAATGTTAACGTCTTAACAGGTTCAGATGGTGTTATCCGTGGGGCATCTGGTGGACATTCTGATACAGCTTTTGCGGCGAAAATGAGTATGGTCATCGCACCACTGATACGTGGTAGAATACCGACAATTGTCGAACAAGTTAATACGGTCATAACACCAGGTACTTCGGTCGATGTTGTGGTGACAGAAGTGGGTATTGCAATTAATCCGGCTCGACAAGATTTGGTTGAACACTTTAAAGATATTAAAGTACCAATCTTGACAATGGAAGAATTAAAAGAAAAAGCATATAGTATCGTTGGTAGACCAGAACCGATTCAATACGGTGAAAAATTAGTTGCCTTGGTAGAATACCGCGATGGTACAATCATTGATGCGGTTTACAATGTCGACTAA
- the citX gene encoding citrate lyase holo-[acyl-carrier protein] synthase produces MVQSLMRFTMSTNQVFDGPVVSLLKMLEAREKRQVVQQQLITKYPNDTLLSITLNIPGEIKNSISLEKFFNLQLSDLQTRYKDVIIEESTFYEHTGNEAFLVLRIDPMRLKRELIEFEESLPARRILDLDVLYLNEQQLTIVSRRDYHLPPRRCLVCERDAKVCGRERKHPVEEIQQKIAALICSST; encoded by the coding sequence ATGGTACAATCATTGATGCGGTTTACAATGTCGACTAATCAAGTATTTGATGGCCCCGTTGTCTCACTATTAAAGATGTTGGAGGCGAGAGAAAAAAGGCAAGTAGTTCAACAACAATTGATAACAAAGTATCCTAACGATACTTTGTTATCAATTACATTGAATATCCCAGGTGAGATTAAAAATTCAATTTCCTTAGAAAAATTTTTCAATCTGCAGCTAAGTGACTTACAAACTCGTTATAAAGATGTTATAATAGAAGAAAGCACTTTCTATGAACATACTGGGAATGAAGCATTTTTAGTTTTACGTATCGATCCAATGCGATTAAAAAGAGAACTGATTGAGTTTGAAGAGTCTTTGCCTGCTCGACGTATTCTTGATTTAGATGTACTATATTTAAACGAGCAGCAGTTAACAATTGTCAGCCGAAGAGATTATCATCTACCACCTCGTCGTTGTCTCGTGTGTGAACGCGATGCGAAAGTGTGTGGACGAGAACGTAAACATCCAGTTGAGGAGATTCAACAAAAAATAGCAGCATTAATATGTTCATCAACGTAA
- a CDS encoding GntR family transcriptional regulator, with product MEQLIEIVKENLNLNTSRTLNEAVYDAFRKSIVLGLIPAGTRINEKECATLLNLSRTPIRYAMSQLDSENLVTRVPKKGIVVNGISIRDALEIFEIRKWLDTLAAIKAMERMSDDEFDEMKAIVDEAYYYDENEEIKKVIKNFSEFNNFIYEKSNMIRLTAIVNQFQAYFKYFREISLLSTARRKEAIAEHAMIYRSMRNKDIDQITLITHEHLEHSQQFILSEMEKHHLG from the coding sequence ATGGAACAGTTAATTGAAATTGTCAAAGAAAACCTAAATTTAAATACATCTAGAACATTAAATGAAGCGGTATATGATGCATTTCGTAAAAGTATTGTTTTAGGCCTTATTCCAGCTGGTACACGTATTAATGAAAAGGAATGCGCAACACTATTGAACTTATCGCGCACACCAATTCGTTATGCAATGAGTCAATTAGATAGTGAAAATTTAGTCACGCGTGTGCCTAAAAAGGGAATTGTCGTCAATGGGATTAGCATTCGTGATGCCTTAGAAATTTTTGAAATTCGTAAATGGCTTGACACACTAGCTGCTATTAAGGCAATGGAACGCATGAGCGATGATGAATTTGATGAGATGAAAGCCATCGTTGATGAAGCCTATTATTATGATGAAAATGAAGAAATTAAAAAAGTTATTAAAAATTTCTCAGAGTTTAATAATTTTATCTATGAAAAAAGTAATATGATTCGCTTAACGGCAATCGTCAATCAATTTCAAGCGTATTTCAAATATTTTAGAGAAATATCATTGTTATCTACAGCTCGTAGAAAAGAGGCTATTGCAGAACATGCAATGATTTACCGTAGCATGAGAAATAAAGATATTGATCAAATTACTTTAATTACACACGAACATTTAGAACATTCACAACAATTTATTTTGTCGGAAATGGAGAAGCATCATCTTGGATAA